In Raphanus sativus cultivar WK10039 chromosome 5, ASM80110v3, whole genome shotgun sequence, the following proteins share a genomic window:
- the LOC108859628 gene encoding glutaredoxin-C9: protein MQGTISCTRHYPMIPAAESLRPMPLRTQGDGESVRTLVEENAVMVIGRKGCCMCLVVKRLFFGLGVNPAVLDIDEKMEVEVMNELEKIGVQGGRETVMLPAVYIGGRLFGGLDRVMATHISGELVPILKEVGALWL, encoded by the coding sequence ATGCAAGGAACGATTTCTTGTACAAGGCACTATCCTATGATCCCCGCAGCGGAATCTCTACGGCCGATGCCGCTTAGAACGCAGGGAGACGGTGAGAGCGTTCGGACGTTGGTGGAGGAGAACGCGGTTATGGTGATTGGACGAAAAGGATGTTGTATGTGCCTCGTTGTGAAGAGGCTGTTTTTTGGACTTGGAGTGAATCCGGCGGTTCTTGATATCGATGAGAAGATGGAAGTGGAAGTAATGAATGAGCTAGAGAAGATTGGCGTTCAAGGCGGCAGAGAAACGGTGATGTTACCCGCGGTTTATATAGGAGGGAGGTTGTTTGGAGGGTTAGATAGGGTTATGGCAACTCATATTTCGGGTGAGTTGGTTCCAATTCTTAAGGAGGTTGGAGCTTTGTGGTTGTGA